The proteins below are encoded in one region of Natranaerovirga hydrolytica:
- a CDS encoding TRAP transporter substrate-binding protein — protein MKKLLSIIMTLVIILSITACSSSDDTNDLPDNGDLGTEEILEPDDSEDVDEPTEQITLRLAELHAEDYPTTLANYEFARLVEERSNGRIKIDVYAGGQLGDEKAVIEQLQFGGIDFARVSLAPFAEFSRDLNALMMPYLYRDADHMWNVLNGEIGQELLESVYDAGFIGLCWYDGGARNFYTSTEVNSLEDLSGLKIRVQENQLMFSLIEHLGASPVSVPMGDIYTAVQTGVIEGAENNWPTYESFSQYEVAPYFVLDGHTRVPEILAASKSSLESKLSDEDIQMIIECAKETQEFQIQKWNEREEASREIVENAGTITVELSQEELQKFSDAVQPIYEMSPYNEYEEIVSKIRDVQ, from the coding sequence ATGAAAAAATTATTGAGTATTATTATGACCCTAGTTATTATCTTAAGTATTACAGCTTGCTCTAGCTCAGATGATACAAATGATCTTCCTGATAATGGTGATTTAGGCACAGAAGAAATTTTAGAACCTGATGATTCTGAAGATGTTGACGAGCCTACTGAACAAATCACTTTGCGTCTTGCTGAACTTCATGCAGAAGATTACCCTACTACTTTGGCAAATTATGAGTTTGCTCGCCTTGTAGAAGAACGATCTAATGGGCGTATAAAAATCGATGTGTATGCTGGCGGCCAATTAGGTGATGAAAAAGCAGTTATTGAACAATTGCAGTTTGGAGGAATTGATTTTGCCCGTGTATCTTTAGCGCCTTTTGCAGAATTTTCCAGAGACCTGAATGCATTAATGATGCCTTATCTTTACAGAGATGCTGATCATATGTGGAATGTTTTAAATGGCGAAATTGGTCAGGAACTCTTAGAAAGTGTTTATGATGCTGGATTTATTGGACTATGTTGGTATGATGGCGGCGCACGAAACTTTTATACATCAACAGAAGTTAACTCTTTGGAAGATCTTAGTGGATTAAAAATACGGGTACAAGAGAATCAGTTGATGTTCAGTTTGATTGAACATCTTGGTGCATCTCCTGTGTCTGTACCTATGGGTGATATCTATACTGCCGTTCAAACGGGTGTAATTGAAGGCGCAGAAAACAACTGGCCAACTTATGAATCTTTTAGTCAATATGAAGTTGCTCCTTATTTTGTTCTCGATGGTCATACACGAGTTCCTGAAATCCTTGCAGCTTCAAAAAGCTCTTTAGAAAGCAAACTAAGTGATGAAGATATTCAAATGATTATTGAATGTGCAAAAGAAACACAAGAATTTCAAATTCAAAAATGGAATGAACGTGAAGAAGCATCTCGTGAAATCGTAGAAAATGCAGGAACCATTACTGTAGAACTTAGCCAAGAAGAACTTCAAAAATTTAGCGATGCCGTCCAACCTATTTATGAAATGTCTCCTTACAACGAATACGAAGAAATTGTTTCCAAAATACGCGATGTACAATAA
- a CDS encoding methyl-accepting chemotaxis protein — protein sequence MKSIRTKLILSFSIFILVISGIFGTLALYTTSVGIREEVENALTVLSEEGSKLVRSELSTYQSILETVASRDEIISMDWEVQQEALIDAFNKQSNFLTFGVVYPDGTTRYYDGDTAQLGDRDYVRKAFDGESNVSNVLISRVTNGPVVMVAVPIKDNNKVVGVLIARGEGEFLSNITNAIAFGEKGYTFVINDEGTVMSHPQSEQVLSQFNPIIEAQENSEYDTQAKIFQKILDQKNGIIEYELEGESLYAGFTTIEDTRWIMVTVANQDEALSRIPELQTNILIVTIMLFLVSILIAIVIGNSIAKPIKRTVEYGNKIANLDIGENIPEKLLGRKDEIGHLAKSFQYIKEALLEFIKNIENSSLEVTSASEELMATSMQSAQATDEIAKTIEEIANGATHQAQSSGEGAEYANGLGNLIEKEIFYIKTLNESTKEVDGLKDEGIHSIKELLHNTQNNKEASIKVSEVISKANDSAEKIETASQMIANISQQTNLLALNAAIEASRAGEAGRGFAVVAEEIRKLAEQSSTFTKDISGEINDLTSKIKSVVDTMGQLENSVDEQSKSVENTNHKFLSIAASIEKMNDIINSVNQSSHDMEMKKNEVIKVINDLSAISEENAAGTQQVSASVEEQTASMAQIADASEALSQLAEKMKTYIKKMKY from the coding sequence ATGAAAAGCATAAGAACGAAGTTAATTTTATCTTTTTCTATTTTCATTTTAGTAATATCAGGTATTTTTGGAACCCTTGCACTATACACCACATCTGTTGGTATACGAGAGGAAGTGGAAAATGCACTAACCGTTTTATCTGAGGAAGGAAGCAAGTTAGTTAGAAGTGAACTGAGTACATATCAATCCATATTAGAAACGGTGGCCAGTAGAGATGAAATCATCTCTATGGATTGGGAGGTTCAACAAGAAGCGTTAATAGATGCCTTTAACAAACAATCCAATTTTTTAACCTTTGGTGTGGTTTATCCAGATGGGACAACACGGTATTATGATGGAGATACAGCTCAGTTAGGTGATAGAGATTATGTCAGAAAAGCTTTTGATGGAGAATCTAATGTTTCCAATGTATTAATCAGTCGCGTTACCAATGGGCCAGTGGTTATGGTGGCAGTGCCAATTAAAGATAATAATAAGGTGGTAGGGGTGTTAATAGCTAGAGGAGAAGGAGAATTTCTAAGCAATATTACAAATGCAATTGCTTTTGGTGAAAAAGGGTACACATTTGTTATAAATGATGAAGGAACAGTTATGTCTCATCCACAAAGCGAACAAGTATTAAGCCAATTTAATCCCATTATTGAAGCTCAGGAGAATTCAGAATATGACACACAAGCAAAGATATTTCAAAAAATATTGGATCAAAAAAATGGGATTATAGAGTATGAATTAGAAGGAGAAAGCCTATATGCAGGGTTTACTACCATAGAAGATACCCGCTGGATAATGGTAACAGTAGCCAATCAAGATGAAGCCTTATCTAGAATACCAGAACTTCAAACAAATATCCTTATAGTCACCATCATGTTATTTTTAGTCAGTATTTTGATAGCTATTGTGATTGGAAACTCTATTGCTAAACCTATAAAAAGAACCGTGGAGTATGGAAATAAAATAGCAAATTTAGATATTGGAGAAAATATTCCAGAGAAGTTATTAGGTAGAAAAGATGAAATAGGTCATTTGGCAAAATCCTTTCAGTATATAAAAGAAGCTTTATTAGAGTTTATTAAAAATATAGAAAACAGTTCTTTAGAAGTGACATCTGCTTCAGAAGAGTTAATGGCTACAAGTATGCAATCTGCACAAGCAACGGATGAAATTGCAAAAACCATTGAAGAAATAGCCAATGGAGCGACACATCAAGCCCAAAGCTCAGGAGAAGGAGCAGAGTATGCTAATGGTTTAGGAAATTTAATAGAAAAAGAAATTTTTTATATAAAAACTCTTAATGAATCAACGAAGGAAGTAGATGGTTTGAAAGATGAAGGAATCCATTCTATAAAAGAATTGCTTCATAATACACAAAATAATAAAGAAGCTTCAATAAAGGTTAGTGAAGTAATTTCAAAGGCCAATGATAGCGCAGAGAAAATTGAAACAGCCAGTCAAATGATTGCTAATATCTCACAACAAACCAATTTGCTTGCACTCAACGCTGCTATTGAAGCATCAAGAGCAGGCGAAGCAGGAAGAGGGTTTGCAGTAGTTGCAGAAGAAATTAGAAAGCTTGCAGAGCAATCAAGTACGTTTACAAAAGATATTTCAGGTGAAATAAACGATTTAACCAGTAAAATTAAAAGCGTTGTGGACACAATGGGGCAACTAGAAAATAGTGTGGATGAGCAAAGTAAAAGTGTAGAAAACACCAATCATAAGTTCTTAAGCATTGCAGCTTCAATTGAAAAGATGAATGACATTATTAATAGTGTTAACCAATCCAGTCATGATATGGAAATGAAAAAGAATGAGGTTATTAAAGTAATCAATGATTTATCTGCAATATCAGAAGAAAATGCAGCGGGAACTCAGCAAGTATCTGCTTCAGTAGAAGAACAAACGGCATCAATGGCTCAAATTGCAGATGCCAGTGAGGCATTATCTCAGTTAGCAGAAAAAATGAAAACTTATATTAAAAAAATGAAATATTAA
- a CDS encoding TlpA family protein disulfide reductase has protein sequence MKEIFMITLEKCPYCKEAFDYIHELKKENPNYEQLNITVIDEQKEPEKIQGFNYYYVPTFYVEDIKAHEGVPSKEIIQKVLDSALE, from the coding sequence ATGAAAGAAATATTTATGATTACTTTAGAAAAATGTCCTTATTGCAAAGAAGCTTTTGATTATATTCATGAATTAAAAAAAGAAAATCCTAACTATGAACAGCTAAATATTACTGTAATCGACGAACAAAAAGAACCTGAAAAAATTCAAGGTTTTAACTACTATTATGTTCCAACTTTCTATGTAGAAGATATTAAAGCACATGAAGGCGTGCCTAGTAAAGAAATCATACAAAAAGTATTGGATTCTGCGTTAGAGTAA
- a CDS encoding patatin-like phospholipase family protein: protein MSHLMEDKTALVVEGGAMRGIFSTGILDAFLIHQFNPFDIHIGVSAGSSNLAAYLANMYQRNYKVYVDYSVRPDFISWRKFFLGKHLIDLDWLWDITIKEMRLDLDRISQYKNYYVGLTEVNSGKTHYIKPDKDNLEEVIKASSAIPIFYRNTVNINGAEYVDGGVSDPIPVKKAYELGAKKIMVIRSRDYHFNMKKPSKKMLLDVFLRKYPQVKLATLKRHRVYRESIEFIRKPPKGIEIIEVNPPDEFETNRLTQDIEILKKDYQLGYDTGINIIKKWNHKA, encoded by the coding sequence ATGAGTCATTTAATGGAAGATAAAACAGCATTAGTTGTTGAAGGTGGTGCTATGAGAGGCATATTTTCTACAGGTATTCTAGATGCATTTCTAATACATCAATTTAATCCCTTTGATATACATATTGGTGTATCAGCAGGTTCATCAAATTTGGCAGCATATTTAGCCAATATGTACCAACGTAATTATAAAGTGTATGTAGATTATTCTGTTAGACCAGATTTTATTAGTTGGAGAAAATTTTTTCTAGGCAAGCACTTGATTGATTTAGATTGGTTATGGGATATAACCATAAAAGAAATGCGTTTAGACTTAGATAGGATCAGCCAATATAAAAATTATTATGTGGGATTAACAGAGGTGAATTCAGGTAAGACCCATTACATAAAGCCAGATAAGGATAATTTAGAAGAGGTTATTAAGGCTTCTAGCGCTATACCCATTTTTTATAGAAACACAGTTAATATCAATGGCGCGGAGTACGTTGATGGGGGTGTGTCAGATCCTATACCGGTGAAAAAGGCCTACGAATTGGGTGCTAAGAAAATTATGGTTATTCGATCAAGAGACTATCATTTTAATATGAAAAAACCTTCTAAAAAAATGCTTTTAGATGTTTTTTTGAGAAAATATCCTCAAGTGAAACTGGCCACTTTAAAGAGACATCGTGTGTATAGAGAAAGTATTGAATTTATTAGAAAACCACCAAAGGGCATTGAAATAATCGAAGTTAATCCACCAGATGAATTTGAAACCAACCGATTAACACAAGATATTGAGATTTTAAAAAAAGATTATCAACTAGGTTACGACACAGGGATTAACATTATAAAAAAATGGAATCACAAAGCTTAA
- a CDS encoding Dps family protein, giving the protein MINKIGLNEDITKKIIKDLDMYLANLNVLYVKLHNLHWNIEGTSFFQLHEKFEELYNFVSEDLDEVAERILTLGSRPSASLKDFIAMSTIDELESQAISSLESVKIIEKDFNKMLELSRKLLETAEDNKDQGTVDLMAGFIGNYEKTLWMLKAYQS; this is encoded by the coding sequence ATGATAAATAAAATTGGATTAAATGAAGACATTACAAAAAAAATCATTAAAGATTTAGATATGTACCTAGCTAATTTAAATGTGTTATATGTAAAACTTCACAATTTACACTGGAACATTGAAGGAACTTCTTTTTTCCAACTCCATGAAAAATTTGAAGAATTGTATAATTTTGTTAGCGAAGATTTAGATGAAGTTGCAGAAAGAATTTTGACATTAGGTTCTAGACCTTCTGCTTCTTTAAAAGATTTTATAGCCATGAGTACAATTGATGAATTAGAAAGTCAAGCGATCTCTTCATTAGAGTCTGTCAAAATCATTGAAAAAGATTTTAATAAGATGTTAGAACTCTCTCGAAAACTTCTTGAGACAGCTGAAGATAATAAAGATCAAGGAACCGTTGATTTAATGGCTGGCTTTATAGGCAATTACGAAAAAACACTTTGGATGCTTAAAGCTTACCAATCATAA
- the pdxS gene encoding pyridoxal 5'-phosphate synthase lyase subunit PdxS, which yields MNEKYELNKNLAQMLKGGVIMDVVTPEEAKIAQEAGAVAVMALEKVPSDIRKEGGVARMSDPQMIKSIMEAVSIPVMAKVRIGHFVEAQILESLGIDYIDESEVLTPADDLFHINKQDFKVPFVCGAKDIGEALRRIEEGASMIRTKGEAGTGNVVEAVRHMRTVSDSIRKLTVMPKEELMTFAKETGSPYNLVQYVAENGKLPVINFAAGGIATPADAALMMQLGCDGVFVGSGIFKSENPQKRASAIVKAVTYYNDPKIISDVSEDLGEPMSGLTIESLETPYANRGW from the coding sequence ATGAACGAAAAATACGAATTGAACAAAAATTTGGCTCAAATGTTAAAAGGCGGTGTCATAATGGACGTCGTAACACCAGAAGAAGCAAAGATTGCACAAGAAGCAGGTGCCGTTGCTGTAATGGCTTTAGAAAAAGTACCTTCTGACATTAGAAAAGAAGGCGGCGTTGCAAGAATGTCTGATCCTCAAATGATTAAAAGCATTATGGAAGCTGTTTCTATTCCTGTTATGGCAAAGGTACGCATCGGACATTTTGTAGAAGCTCAAATTTTAGAATCATTAGGCATTGATTATATTGACGAAAGTGAAGTTCTAACACCTGCAGATGATTTATTTCATATTAATAAACAAGATTTCAAAGTACCTTTTGTATGTGGTGCAAAGGATATTGGAGAAGCCTTAAGACGAATTGAAGAAGGCGCTTCTATGATACGAACCAAAGGAGAAGCTGGAACAGGTAATGTGGTAGAAGCCGTTAGACATATGCGTACTGTAAGTGATAGCATTAGAAAATTAACGGTTATGCCAAAAGAAGAATTAATGACTTTTGCTAAAGAAACCGGTTCACCTTATAACTTAGTGCAATATGTTGCAGAAAATGGAAAATTACCTGTTATTAACTTTGCTGCTGGTGGAATCGCTACCCCTGCTGATGCTGCTTTAATGATGCAATTAGGCTGTGACGGTGTTTTTGTTGGATCTGGAATATTCAAATCAGAAAATCCTCAAAAAAGGGCCAGCGCTATTGTAAAAGCGGTGACTTATTATAATGATCCTAAAATCATTTCAGACGTTTCAGAAGATCTTGGGGAACCAATGTCTGGACTGACCATTGAATCTTTAGAAACGCCTTATGCAAATAGAGGGTGGTAA
- the pdxT gene encoding pyridoxal 5'-phosphate synthase glutaminase subunit PdxT, translating to MLNVGVLDLQGSVKEHLNSLSKIKNVEAIKVKYKDDLESINGLIIPGGESTTMGKLLDDFNIKSLLKERIANGLPVWGTCAGMILLAKNIHNQEDTHLATMDITVKRNAYGRQINSFMTYELIPEISNKKIPLVFIRAPYILETSSTVEIIATINNNIVAAKQNNMFVTSFHPELTDDIQVHQYFIETFVKTAVC from the coding sequence ATGTTAAACGTTGGTGTGTTAGATTTACAAGGTTCTGTTAAAGAACATCTAAACAGTCTATCCAAAATCAAAAATGTTGAAGCTATAAAGGTTAAATACAAGGACGACTTAGAAAGTATTAATGGACTTATTATTCCAGGTGGCGAAAGCACAACTATGGGCAAATTGTTAGACGACTTTAATATAAAGTCGCTCTTAAAAGAACGTATTGCCAATGGCTTACCAGTATGGGGCACTTGTGCTGGAATGATCCTTCTAGCTAAAAACATACACAACCAAGAAGATACCCATTTAGCAACTATGGATATTACTGTTAAGAGGAATGCTTATGGTCGCCAAATCAATAGCTTTATGACCTACGAGTTGATACCAGAAATCTCAAACAAAAAAATACCTTTGGTATTTATAAGGGCACCTTACATCCTTGAAACAAGTAGCACTGTAGAAATCATTGCTACCATCAATAATAATATTGTGGCAGCCAAACAAAATAATATGTTTGTAACTTCTTTTCATCCTGAACTAACAGACGATATTCAAGTGCATCAGTATTTTATTGAAACCTTTGTAAAGACGGCTGTTTGTTAA
- a CDS encoding glycoside hydrolase family 88/105 protein yields the protein MNYEIANKLQEQYMDAEGKWYDLKWHYVQYCILKSYLDKYEQTNNEKYYNFVKDFVDRLYDENGTIPEIDIDYYTIDQIRMASILFPLYKKEKDPKYKKVLDLLYNQLTTTYPRTESGSFWHKDNYPNQIWLDGLYMGQPFYVEYIKTFNDQKDYSDMLKQFANARKFIFNEETELYLHAYDESREMFWCDKETGLSPHVWGRAVGWLVMALVDLLEMLETEDVDTALLKDMLKETIDGMLKYQHSSGMWYQVVDMGDKKDNYLESSGTSMLAYAILKGVRLGYLSEDYKEYGVKAFEGTVNQCVKEVDGEVRLGCICRSAGLGRHPERGDVRDGSYEYYVSGEPIVENNGHGVAPFLMAYNEITLI from the coding sequence ATGAATTATGAAATAGCAAACAAATTACAAGAGCAATATATGGATGCAGAAGGCAAGTGGTATGATTTGAAATGGCATTATGTTCAATATTGTATCCTAAAATCATACTTAGATAAGTATGAGCAAACAAATAATGAGAAATACTATAATTTCGTAAAAGATTTTGTAGATCGTCTTTACGATGAAAACGGTACCATTCCTGAAATTGATATTGATTACTATACCATTGATCAAATCCGTATGGCATCAATATTATTTCCTCTTTACAAAAAAGAAAAAGATCCAAAATACAAAAAAGTACTGGATTTATTATACAACCAGTTAACCACTACTTATCCTAGAACTGAAAGCGGAAGTTTTTGGCATAAAGACAATTATCCAAATCAAATTTGGTTAGATGGTCTATATATGGGACAGCCCTTTTATGTAGAATACATCAAAACATTTAATGACCAAAAAGATTACTCAGATATGTTAAAACAATTTGCTAATGCAAGAAAGTTTATCTTTAACGAAGAAACTGAATTATACTTACATGCCTATGATGAAAGTCGTGAAATGTTCTGGTGCGACAAAGAAACTGGCTTATCTCCTCATGTATGGGGACGTGCAGTTGGTTGGTTAGTAATGGCTTTAGTAGACTTATTAGAAATGCTAGAAACTGAAGATGTAGATACTGCCTTATTAAAGGATATGTTAAAAGAAACCATAGATGGTATGCTAAAATATCAACATTCAAGTGGTATGTGGTATCAAGTAGTTGATATGGGTGATAAAAAAGATAATTATTTAGAGTCTAGTGGTACTTCTATGCTAGCTTATGCTATTTTAAAAGGAGTTCGTTTAGGCTATTTAAGCGAAGATTACAAGGAATATGGCGTCAAAGCTTTTGAAGGCACCGTAAACCAATGTGTCAAAGAAGTTGATGGGGAAGTTAGACTGGGTTGCATCTGTCGAAGTGCTGGATTAGGTAGACACCCTGAAAGAGGCGATGTGCGTGATGGTTCTTATGAATACTATGTATCAGGCGAACCCATTGTAGAAAATAACGGTCACGGTGTTGCTCCATTTTTAATGGCTTATAACGAAATAACCCTTATATAA
- a CDS encoding DUF368 domain-containing protein, whose product MSFIMNFLKGAIIGVANIVPGLSGGTMALIMGIYERLTESIGDFFINKEKRKEYFFFLVIILLGAIFGIIVFAEVFAWLLSSKIREQFTYFFIIGLILGSIPFILNIQEDMKPDVNRMAFMLLGLGLVVLTSLFSSNESVTYAPEIQHTVLGFVNITSIDIQYNLWLLFCGAVTALSMVLPGVSGSALLVSLGEYTNMLYVIDQRLIIQAGFFGVGVLVGIVLCAKVVNMLLKKYTAQTYYFIIGLMIASIYQIILTLKGNIDYSISSMVISVAFGMIGFFVAYKTSQI is encoded by the coding sequence ATGAGTTTTATAATGAATTTTTTAAAAGGAGCGATAATTGGAGTTGCCAACATTGTTCCAGGGTTATCAGGTGGCACAATGGCTTTAATTATGGGGATATATGAAAGGTTAACAGAGTCTATTGGAGACTTTTTTATTAATAAAGAAAAAAGAAAAGAGTACTTTTTTTTCTTAGTAATTATTTTATTAGGGGCTATTTTTGGTATTATTGTTTTTGCAGAAGTTTTTGCTTGGTTATTGTCTTCTAAAATAAGAGAACAATTTACATATTTCTTTATAATAGGATTAATATTAGGTTCTATACCTTTTATTTTAAATATACAAGAGGATATGAAACCAGATGTTAATAGAATGGCATTTATGCTACTAGGACTAGGATTAGTCGTTCTGACAAGTCTGTTTAGCAGCAATGAAAGTGTTACCTATGCGCCAGAGATCCAGCATACGGTTTTAGGATTTGTTAATATTACCAGTATAGACATACAATATAATTTATGGCTGTTGTTCTGTGGAGCCGTAACGGCTTTATCAATGGTCTTACCCGGTGTGTCCGGATCTGCTTTATTAGTTAGTCTAGGGGAATACACCAATATGCTTTATGTTATTGATCAAAGGTTAATTATTCAAGCAGGATTTTTTGGGGTGGGTGTTCTTGTCGGAATTGTTTTATGTGCGAAAGTTGTTAATATGCTGTTAAAGAAGTATACAGCACAAACGTATTATTTTATTATAGGCCTTATGATTGCTTCTATTTATCAAATTATACTGACCTTAAAAGGTAATATAGATTATTCCATTAGTAGCATGGTTATCAGTGTTGCATTTGGGATGATTGGTTTTTTTGTTGCTTATAAAACAAGTCAAATTTAA
- a CDS encoding Fur family transcriptional regulator — MIKIDNIELYLRDHGISPSYQRKRIFEYLYTHDNHPTVNQIYEHLVPEIPTLSKTTVYNTLNKFVDKGLVEIITIDGNEIRYDLYSQKTHGHFKCNQCKQVYDVDIIDDAFNSQALDGFDIQNKYFHFTGICKSCKNK, encoded by the coding sequence ATGATTAAAATAGATAATATTGAACTCTATTTAAGAGACCATGGTATAAGTCCTTCATATCAAAGAAAACGCATATTCGAATATCTTTATACCCATGATAACCACCCTACAGTCAACCAAATCTATGAGCATTTAGTGCCTGAAATACCTACCTTATCAAAAACAACAGTATACAATACCCTTAACAAATTTGTTGACAAAGGTTTAGTCGAAATCATTACCATTGATGGCAATGAAATAAGATATGATTTATATTCTCAAAAAACCCATGGACATTTTAAATGCAACCAATGCAAACAGGTTTATGATGTGGATATCATAGATGATGCATTTAACTCTCAAGCTTTAGATGGATTTGATATCCAAAATAAATACTTTCATTTTACTGGCATCTGTAAATCTTGTAAAAATAAGTAA
- a CDS encoding lactonase family protein, translating into MNAIIAYIGTYTEKDSQGIYKAVIDPKTKVIQSVELATEIKHPTYLSVTKDANYLYTISMSGENGSLSSFQIDSDFNLKSINSVTIDGPPNSHIHLDSTEEHLLCANYRKGAVEIYPIQPDKSLGEPSTIRYHEGKGPHKKRQKQSHVHYITSSSDNKYIYTLDLGADMLVVYEFKNGTITLDPKRTLPFKSGSGPRHLSFHPQENYAYVLCELTSEINVLEYNSKKNKFTIIQTLSTLPKDFKKENLGSAIHVSPDGNYLYASNRGHNSIVCYKIQDNIGTLKLLSHTDTLGELPRDFNIHPSGEFLIASNLESNTLVSFEIDKASGHLTPVGQPIKVPSPSCVKFVN; encoded by the coding sequence ATGAATGCTATAATTGCTTATATTGGAACTTATACAGAAAAGGACAGCCAAGGTATTTACAAAGCAGTTATTGATCCTAAAACAAAAGTTATACAAAGCGTTGAGTTAGCTACTGAAATCAAACACCCTACTTATCTTAGTGTTACTAAAGATGCTAATTACTTATATACTATATCTATGTCTGGGGAGAATGGCAGTTTGTCTTCATTTCAAATCGATTCAGACTTTAACTTAAAATCAATAAACTCTGTTACAATAGACGGTCCACCTAATAGTCATATTCATTTAGACTCTACAGAAGAACATTTATTATGTGCTAATTATAGAAAAGGCGCTGTTGAAATATACCCTATCCAACCTGATAAAAGCTTAGGTGAACCCAGCACCATTCGCTATCATGAAGGCAAAGGCCCCCATAAAAAACGCCAAAAACAATCCCATGTTCATTATATTACCAGCAGCTCTGATAATAAATATATCTATACTTTGGATTTAGGCGCTGACATGTTAGTTGTTTATGAATTTAAGAATGGCACAATCACTTTAGACCCTAAGAGAACTTTACCTTTTAAAAGTGGATCTGGACCAAGACATCTGTCTTTTCATCCACAAGAAAATTATGCTTACGTTCTTTGTGAACTAACCTCAGAGATTAATGTTTTAGAATATAACTCAAAGAAAAATAAATTTACTATTATTCAAACACTCTCAACATTACCAAAAGATTTCAAAAAAGAAAACTTAGGAAGTGCCATACATGTGAGTCCCGATGGTAATTATTTATACGCGTCTAATAGAGGACACAACAGTATCGTTTGCTATAAAATACAAGACAATATAGGAACGTTAAAATTACTTTCTCATACAGACACTTTAGGAGAACTACCAAGAGATTTTAATATCCATCCTTCTGGTGAATTTTTAATTGCAAGCAATTTAGAAAGCAACACCTTAGTGTCTTTTGAAATAGATAAAGCATCTGGTCATTTGACGCCAGTAGGCCAACCTATAAAAGTCCCTTCTCCAAGTTGTGTGAAATTTGTCAACTAA
- a CDS encoding S-layer homology domain-containing protein gives MIRKKILGFALTGALILSSSSLAYANEVIPISIDEVELISIEANNFGFIDISENHWAYGDIQNLIKEELITNIWSGDVLPTTLVTKQDFATLLDNTFNFENDIDFSDYPLLNQLYNEENSDENISRIDVAQAITESFRAKDWNVATTLMYPVFEDTNDIEGAHIGGLSFVFNASIMRGLPDNTFKPYDDITFSELAASINRTLDVIAIAQENQFYEETSDTNEGSSTDSTDVITSYNDLMETATVIVDSLDDESLKEDYKKQLQSIELTRDGYENKIFRLNTLISELEQHQ, from the coding sequence ATGATTAGAAAAAAAATACTAGGATTCGCTTTAACCGGTGCATTAATTTTAAGTAGTAGTAGTCTTGCGTATGCTAATGAAGTTATACCAATATCCATAGATGAGGTAGAATTAATCTCAATAGAAGCAAACAACTTTGGATTTATTGACATCTCAGAAAATCATTGGGCATACGGCGACATACAAAATTTAATAAAAGAAGAATTGATTACTAATATTTGGTCAGGCGATGTTCTTCCAACAACCCTTGTTACCAAGCAAGACTTTGCAACCCTATTAGACAACACTTTTAACTTTGAAAACGATATTGATTTTAGTGATTATCCTCTTCTAAACCAATTGTATAATGAAGAAAATAGCGATGAAAACATCTCTAGAATCGATGTGGCACAAGCCATTACAGAATCATTTAGAGCAAAAGATTGGAATGTAGCTACAACACTTATGTATCCAGTATTTGAAGACACCAATGATATTGAAGGTGCTCATATTGGTGGTTTATCATTTGTTTTTAATGCAAGTATTATGAGAGGATTACCTGATAATACCTTTAAACCTTATGATGACATTACCTTCTCAGAATTAGCTGCCTCTATTAACAGAACTTTAGATGTTATTGCTATTGCTCAAGAAAACCAATTTTATGAAGAAACATCTGATACTAACGAAGGTTCAAGTACAGACAGTACAGATGTGATAACTTCCTATAACGATTTAATGGAAACCGCAACAGTAATTGTAGATTCACTAGATGATGAATCTTTAAAAGAAGATTATAAAAAGCAACTACAAAGCATCGAACTAACAAGAGACGGTTATGAAAATAAAATCTTTAGATTAAACACTCTTATATCCGAATTAGAACAACATCAGTAA